In a single window of the Limnohabitans sp. 2KL-27 genome:
- the lpxC gene encoding UDP-3-O-acyl-N-acetylglucosamine deacetylase has translation MLAQRTLKTLTKAVGVGLHSGQRVELTLRPAAPDTGIVFRRIDLPEPVDIPVNAEAVTDTRLASTISAGQAKVLTVEHLMSACAGLGIDNLYVDITAEEVPILDGSASSFVFLLQSAGVVEQQVPKKFVRVLKPVAVSEGEGENIKWARLTPYHGYKLSFEIDFRHPAVDSTGQQVVFDMSEGVYSRDIARARTFGFTKDVEMMRANGLALGGGLDNAIVMDDYRVLNADGLRYDDEFVKHKILDAMGDLYILGKPLLASYSAFRSGHAMNNRLLRELLAHPDAYEVVTFDKAADAPRGFAALQPAW, from the coding sequence ATGCTCGCTCAACGCACCCTCAAAACCTTGACCAAAGCCGTTGGCGTCGGTTTGCACAGCGGTCAGCGTGTGGAGCTGACCCTGCGACCTGCCGCGCCGGACACGGGCATTGTGTTTCGCCGGATCGATTTGCCTGAGCCGGTGGACATTCCGGTCAACGCCGAGGCGGTGACCGACACCCGTTTGGCGTCCACCATCTCTGCGGGCCAAGCCAAAGTGCTGACGGTGGAACACCTGATGTCAGCCTGCGCGGGTTTGGGCATCGACAACCTGTATGTGGACATCACCGCCGAAGAGGTGCCCATCCTGGATGGATCGGCGTCGTCTTTCGTCTTCTTGCTGCAAAGCGCGGGCGTGGTCGAGCAGCAAGTGCCCAAGAAGTTTGTCCGTGTGCTCAAGCCGGTGGCCGTGTCCGAAGGCGAAGGCGAGAACATCAAATGGGCGCGTTTGACGCCTTACCATGGCTACAAACTGAGCTTCGAGATTGATTTCCGCCATCCGGCCGTGGATTCCACGGGCCAGCAGGTGGTGTTTGACATGTCTGAAGGTGTTTATTCGCGCGACATCGCCCGCGCCCGCACTTTTGGCTTCACCAAAGATGTGGAAATGATGCGCGCCAATGGCTTGGCCTTGGGGGGCGGGCTCGACAACGCCATCGTGATGGACGATTACCGTGTGCTCAATGCCGATGGCCTGCGTTATGACGACGAGTTCGTCAAACACAAAATACTGGACGCCATGGGCGACTTGTACATTTTGGGCAAACCCCTGTTGGCGTCCTACAGCGCATTTCGCTCGGGCCACGCCATGAACAACCGTTTGCTGCGCGAATTGCTCGCCCACCCGGACGCCTACGAGGTGGTCACGTTCGACAAGGCCGCCGATGCGCCCCGCGGCTTCGCCGCCCTGCAACCGGCTTGGTGA
- a CDS encoding YqiA/YcfP family alpha/beta fold hydrolase, with product MDRVTHLLYLHGFRSSPRSVKACKMADTVQAQHPSVTWWCPQLPASPKQAMAQVLQGVATWPRDRMAIVGSSLGGFYAAWLAQQFDCLAVLLNPAVFPARDLVRHIGEQPAWHDPAQSIFFKAEHVQELADMQAQPPSAKARTWAVIAKGDEVLDWREMLARHQTGQVRLLEGSDHALSDFDDHLPEILEFLRLA from the coding sequence ATGGACCGCGTCACCCATCTGCTTTATCTGCACGGTTTCCGGTCTTCACCCCGCTCGGTCAAGGCGTGCAAGATGGCCGATACCGTTCAAGCCCAGCACCCCAGCGTGACGTGGTGGTGCCCCCAGCTCCCCGCCTCGCCGAAGCAGGCCATGGCGCAGGTGCTGCAAGGCGTCGCAACCTGGCCCAGAGATCGGATGGCCATCGTGGGCTCATCCTTGGGCGGCTTTTATGCCGCTTGGCTCGCCCAACAGTTCGACTGCCTGGCGGTTTTGCTCAACCCGGCCGTGTTCCCCGCCCGTGATTTGGTGCGCCACATCGGCGAGCAACCGGCGTGGCATGACCCCGCACAAAGCATCTTTTTCAAGGCAGAGCATGTGCAAGAACTGGCCGACATGCAAGCGCAGCCGCCCAGCGCCAAGGCCCGAACCTGGGCGGTGATTGCCAAGGGCGATGAAGTGCTGGACTGGCGTGAAATGCTGGCCCGGCATCAGACGGGGCAGGTGCGCCTGCTGGAGGGCAGCGACCACGCGCTGAGTGATTTTGACGATCACTTGCCCGAAATACTGGAATTTCTTCGCTTGGCCTGA